A single genomic interval of Polaribacter vadi harbors:
- the ybeY gene encoding rRNA maturation RNase YbeY, with translation MITYNYETEFALENETQLENWIEKVVSDKEFELGEVNYIFCDDEYLLKLNVEFLQHDTLTDIISFDNSLGKLINGDIFISIERVQENAKEYNVTFEEELHRVMIHGILHYMGLKDKSADEKMLMRKEENKALSVLKF, from the coding sequence ATGATAACGTATAATTATGAAACTGAGTTTGCTTTAGAAAACGAAACTCAATTAGAAAATTGGATTGAAAAAGTAGTTTCAGATAAAGAATTTGAACTTGGAGAAGTCAACTATATTTTTTGTGATGACGAATATTTATTAAAATTAAATGTTGAATTTTTACAACATGATACGTTAACAGATATCATTAGCTTTGATAACTCTTTAGGGAAATTAATAAACGGAGATATTTTTATATCTATAGAAAGAGTTCAAGAAAATGCTAAAGAATATAACGTAACTTTTGAAGAAGAACTTCACAGAGTTATGATTCATGGAATTTTACATTATATGGGTTTAAAAGATAAATCTGCTGATGAAAAAATGCTGATGAGAAAAGAGGAAAATAAAGCTTTATCGGTTTTAAAGTTTTGA